A DNA window from Nitrospira sp. contains the following coding sequences:
- a CDS encoding Soluble lytic murein transglycosylase precursor (MaGe:77309946) translates to MMPASHPFLISALLLALSGPSAAQVSAPQVSNGEAPAAGSCESAEECFLAAVQSKERLGNQLTKDQVSALKLERLRLVAERFPSSVWATRAGVLSGVLLVESNPSSAIPFLQAGQRDLPVLDDYLRLWMGEAKLRLGEAREAAGLFESIVQAVPDSNLAGLVALRAGEAWYQAASCPEALGWLAKAVTYSDKDKERFVPQAWLRLAACQLRENQIAEGRTTLKQLWVKFPYAPEAKEAEELLRSNLGGEPWAATAEDRLGRAQSFSGQALHVEAIEELKKFLTMEPGSPQRGSAKLKLGIAQVRLKQYDQARETFRALTAEHLAESNEATVWLARVYLRQAMGAKLLELSRSLDKLSLSAEQKGQINIFAGIWLEDQKQLNEAIAKYRLVARAGEPATQRAEGSWRVGWALYRMARYKEATEVWQQIIDQRDSDYEPQALYWAARSLTQTQNGRARDVYAQLCRQYPFTYYCQLAREQAPDAVIEIGSLATPVAAVEAPVSEVMAPSSMKFAEVEQQPTYRRALELKILGLEADAARELAVLTERYTQDPEVLMTLSMRLNEVGAYNHALRLARAKFREKLERTGGPVAPGLWAVAYPTGLIPTIKMQGLNGVDPYLVAAIIREESQYDVRAVSRVGAIGLMQVMPATANQVAQRHHLPAVTREDLFDQETNIRIGSRYVEQLLAQFSGDVIQTIAAYNAGPIAVGNWAGLHKGRSQDEFVELIPFQETRQYVKRVLRSFKEYLRLAGAALPVS, encoded by the coding sequence ATGATGCCTGCATCTCATCCCTTCCTCATTTCAGCGCTGCTCCTCGCGTTGTCAGGGCCTTCGGCTGCTCAAGTGTCGGCGCCGCAGGTGAGTAATGGCGAGGCGCCTGCTGCCGGTTCTTGCGAATCTGCCGAGGAGTGTTTTCTGGCTGCGGTCCAGTCCAAAGAACGATTGGGCAATCAACTCACCAAGGATCAAGTGTCGGCGCTGAAGTTGGAGCGATTACGGCTGGTCGCCGAGCGATTCCCCAGTTCAGTCTGGGCCACCCGCGCCGGGGTGTTATCCGGAGTGTTGTTGGTCGAAAGCAATCCATCTTCCGCGATCCCGTTTTTACAGGCCGGCCAGCGCGACCTTCCTGTGCTCGACGATTATCTGAGGCTCTGGATGGGCGAGGCGAAGTTGCGTCTCGGAGAGGCCAGGGAGGCGGCCGGTCTGTTCGAAAGTATTGTCCAGGCAGTGCCCGATTCGAATTTGGCCGGTCTTGTGGCGTTGCGGGCTGGAGAGGCTTGGTATCAGGCAGCCAGTTGCCCCGAGGCGTTGGGCTGGCTGGCGAAGGCGGTGACGTATAGCGATAAAGATAAAGAACGCTTTGTGCCGCAAGCGTGGTTGCGCCTGGCGGCTTGCCAGCTTCGTGAAAATCAGATCGCCGAGGGACGGACGACGCTGAAGCAGCTTTGGGTGAAGTTCCCCTATGCGCCGGAAGCGAAAGAAGCCGAGGAGCTCCTGCGTTCGAATCTTGGCGGAGAGCCGTGGGCAGCGACGGCAGAAGATCGGCTTGGGCGGGCACAGTCGTTTTCCGGCCAGGCGTTGCATGTGGAGGCGATTGAGGAGCTGAAAAAGTTTTTGACGATGGAGCCGGGTTCGCCGCAACGCGGGAGCGCGAAGCTGAAGCTTGGCATCGCGCAGGTGCGGCTGAAGCAATACGATCAGGCTCGCGAAACATTTCGCGCGCTGACGGCCGAGCATCTTGCAGAATCCAATGAAGCCACGGTCTGGCTGGCGCGAGTGTATTTGCGCCAGGCGATGGGCGCGAAGCTGCTGGAATTGAGCCGGTCGTTGGACAAGCTGTCGCTGTCGGCGGAGCAGAAGGGGCAGATCAATATCTTTGCCGGGATTTGGCTGGAAGATCAGAAGCAGCTCAATGAAGCGATTGCCAAGTATCGGTTGGTGGCAAGGGCGGGAGAGCCGGCGACGCAGCGGGCGGAAGGGTCCTGGCGCGTTGGATGGGCGCTCTATCGCATGGCTCGGTATAAAGAGGCCACCGAGGTCTGGCAACAGATTATCGATCAGCGCGATAGCGACTATGAGCCGCAAGCCCTCTATTGGGCGGCTCGCTCCCTAACGCAGACGCAAAACGGCCGGGCGCGCGATGTCTATGCGCAACTCTGCCGGCAGTATCCCTTCACCTATTACTGTCAATTGGCTCGGGAGCAGGCGCCGGATGCGGTGATTGAAATCGGCAGCCTGGCTACGCCAGTGGCAGCGGTGGAAGCACCGGTTTCAGAGGTTATGGCTCCTTCGTCGATGAAATTTGCAGAGGTGGAGCAGCAGCCGACGTATCGGAGGGCGCTGGAGCTGAAGATTTTGGGGCTCGAAGCCGATGCGGCGCGTGAACTGGCGGTTCTCACCGAGCGCTATACACAGGACCCAGAGGTCTTGATGACACTGTCGATGCGGCTAAATGAGGTGGGAGCCTATAATCACGCACTGCGGCTGGCCCGCGCTAAGTTTCGCGAAAAGTTAGAGCGGACTGGTGGACCGGTAGCGCCTGGCCTTTGGGCGGTGGCCTATCCGACGGGTTTGATTCCAACTATTAAAATGCAGGGCCTGAATGGTGTGGACCCCTATTTGGTTGCGGCGATCATTCGTGAAGAGAGCCAGTACGATGTGCGGGCTGTGTCGCGGGTAGGAGCTATCGGGTTAATGCAGGTCATGCCGGCGACGGCCAATCAGGTGGCGCAGCGGCATCATTTGCCCGCGGTGACGCGGGAAGATCTGTTCGATCAGGAGACGAATATTCGAATTGGCTCGCGGTATGTCGAGCAGTTGCTGGCCCAGTTCTCCGGCGATGTGATTCAAACGATTGCGGCTTACAATGCCGGGCCGATTGCGGTAGGGAATTGGGCCGGGCTGCATAAGGGGCGCAGCCAGGATGAGTTTGTCGAGCTGATTCCGTTTCAGGAGACGCGTCAGTATGTGAAGCGGGTCTTGCGGAGCTTCAAGGAGTATCTTCGCTTGGCAGGAGCTGCGCTTCCGGTTTCTTGA
- a CDS encoding hypothetical protein (Evidence 5 : Unknown function; MaGe:77309945), with the protein MTEFDARNALRIAARYQNEIAQYEGKFSPLGVISISQQLSPAVGFLITNFGEGQSLQQAFTAFSLGGDPIQGAESNDLLLGDTSHDILIGGGGDDVLRGEGGKDAYVINSGDGNDTILDTDGQGLVVFDHHLLAGGIKKQSEGVYTSLDGQITYQRSGSDLVVNGTLTIKEWQEGQFGIRLKELPNDPEEPGLGGGGRDYKRIDHYIQVGVDAEGQPIMVPVFVDFFDDGPNNSSDSALVPPIGNEANSINALGGDDRVSTGSGNDSVSGGSGNDSLSAGGGADTLFGGTGDDGLAGGVGDDWLWGGIGNDGLNGPRRRVWSWNRISGQAYLCVGNGWKIY; encoded by the coding sequence ATGACAGAGTTCGACGCTAGAAATGCACTGAGGATTGCGGCAAGATACCAAAATGAAATTGCTCAATATGAGGGAAAGTTTTCTCCTCTTGGAGTCATTTCTATTTCACAACAGTTGTCTCCAGCAGTTGGCTTTCTCATTACGAATTTTGGAGAAGGTCAATCATTACAACAAGCTTTTACAGCGTTTAGTCTTGGAGGTGATCCAATTCAAGGTGCTGAATCCAATGATCTTCTCCTCGGTGACACCAGTCACGACATCCTTATCGGTGGCGGAGGTGATGATGTACTGCGGGGCGAAGGGGGCAAAGATGCCTATGTCATTAACTCCGGTGACGGCAACGACACAATTCTTGACACCGATGGCCAAGGCCTGGTGGTGTTCGACCATCACTTACTCGCGGGTGGCATTAAAAAGCAAAGTGAAGGCGTTTACACGAGCCTCGATGGACAGATCACCTATCAGCGCTCGGGCAGCGATCTCGTCGTCAACGGGACGTTGACGATTAAAGAATGGCAAGAGGGCCAGTTCGGCATCAGACTGAAAGAGCTGCCGAACGATCCGGAAGAGCCTGGCTTGGGCGGGGGCGGGCGTGACTATAAGCGGATCGATCACTATATCCAGGTGGGCGTCGATGCCGAAGGGCAACCCATCATGGTGCCGGTCTTTGTGGATTTCTTTGACGATGGGCCTAACAACTCCAGCGATAGCGCCCTCGTTCCTCCGATCGGAAATGAAGCCAATAGCATCAATGCCCTTGGAGGGGACGATCGTGTGTCTACGGGGTCCGGGAACGATTCGGTCAGCGGCGGCAGCGGGAATGATAGCCTGAGTGCCGGCGGTGGGGCGGACACGCTCTTTGGCGGGACTGGCGACGACGGGTTAGCGGGTGGCGTCGGCGATGACTGGTTGTGGGGTGGGATCGGGAATGATGGATTGAACGGTCCGAGGCGTAGGGTCTGGTCTTGGAATCGAATATCCGGCCAGGCGTACTTGTGTGTTGGCAACGGATGGAAGATTTATTAA
- a CDS encoding 2',3'-cyclic-nucleotide 2'-phosphodiesterase (MaGe:77309951) — translation MKILYIGDIMGEPGRRAVGRMIPRVVSQRQVDVVIGNGENAAGGFGITPELAEELFEMGLSVITTGNHAWDKKEILDYFPREPRLLRPANYPAGVPGHGSYVVETPGGEKLAVLQLMGRAYMPTLDCPFQVAKREVAKLKREAAAVLVDMHAEATSEKMAMGHYLDGDVSAVVGTHTHVQTADEQILPKGTAYLTDIGMTGPLHGVIGVKKELAIEKFLTGMPKRFEVASGPTVFCAVLIEVDAQLGKAMSIERIRVID, via the coding sequence GTGAAAATTCTTTATATCGGCGACATCATGGGAGAGCCGGGTCGCCGAGCTGTGGGGCGCATGATCCCGCGCGTGGTCTCTCAGCGGCAGGTGGATGTCGTCATCGGGAACGGAGAGAATGCGGCGGGTGGATTCGGGATTACGCCGGAACTGGCGGAAGAGCTGTTCGAGATGGGCTTGTCCGTCATCACGACCGGGAATCATGCCTGGGACAAGAAAGAAATCCTCGACTATTTCCCTCGTGAGCCGCGTTTGTTGCGTCCTGCCAATTATCCGGCTGGCGTGCCGGGCCACGGTAGCTATGTCGTTGAGACGCCAGGCGGCGAAAAGCTGGCGGTGCTTCAGCTGATGGGCCGTGCCTATATGCCGACGCTCGATTGTCCGTTCCAAGTGGCCAAACGGGAAGTGGCGAAGCTGAAGCGAGAGGCTGCGGCGGTGCTCGTGGATATGCATGCCGAGGCGACGTCGGAAAAGATGGCGATGGGGCATTATCTCGATGGGGACGTGAGCGCGGTGGTGGGGACGCATACGCATGTTCAAACAGCCGACGAGCAGATTTTGCCGAAAGGTACGGCCTATTTGACGGATATCGGCATGACCGGTCCGTTGCATGGTGTCATCGGAGTCAAAAAAGAACTCGCGATTGAAAAGTTCCTGACGGGGATGCCGAAGCGATTTGAAGTGGCTTCCGGACCCACGGTTTTTTGCGCAGTGCTGATCGAGGTCGATGCGCAGCTTGGAAAGGCGATGTCGATCGAACGGATCCGGGTCATCGACTAA
- a CDS encoding hypothetical protein (Evidence 4 : Unknown function but conserved in other organisms; MaGe:77309949) has product MGVPSEEESVSRNVIQNRMCGRDSRMISAQENSSVSVYAVLVRWILTVWVIPVRRFVWTIVDRCADMGMAVSRAVGRELHVQPVLAVIPRRRSMSVGVRVSRPDGNGYRYTDSGLSGSHVRTRLG; this is encoded by the coding sequence ATGGGTGTGCCGAGTGAAGAGGAATCGGTTTCCAGGAACGTCATCCAGAACAGAATGTGTGGTCGAGATAGTCGAATGATCAGCGCACAAGAGAACAGCAGCGTATCTGTGTATGCCGTGTTGGTACGGTGGATACTTACCGTGTGGGTGATCCCCGTGCGGCGGTTCGTGTGGACGATCGTAGATCGGTGTGCGGACATGGGGATGGCTGTGTCGCGCGCGGTCGGTCGTGAGTTGCACGTTCAGCCCGTGCTTGCGGTTATCCCTCGTCGGCGGAGCATGTCGGTAGGAGTTCGAGTGTCTCGGCCCGATGGAAATGGATACAGATACACAGACAGCGGACTTTCTGGTTCCCATGTGCGAACACGTTTGGGATGA
- a CDS encoding Nitrate/nitrite transporter (MaGe:77309940): protein MADIWQTIRGGHWPTLLGAWLHLTVSFMVWLLFGALSLPMARAFELSGTELSVLVALPLLGGALLRVVGGWSCDWFGAKKTAVAILLGEFAILLWGWLAEPASIGLWVLALSLGIGGASFAVALPLAGQAYPPSSQGLVLGLAASGNIGTVLILFFAPRWAEAFGWQQAFGIMAGIVAVTCVLFMLLVCEGRQGDRHSRDVEWWHHAAALLRQRSAYWLCFLYAITFGGFVGLCSVLPMLLYETYGFDAVAAGSVAALCGLVGSAIRPFGGYAADRRGGMRVLYIVLPLIVGSMVAVTSPSQSMGIAMIVLASGAMGVGNGVVFQMVAEGFPRQIGLASGLIGAIGSVGGFVFPVVLFGLKAVTGSYDAGLWFFAGLGVCAWGMVFLRLRGDVVVDGEGAP, encoded by the coding sequence GTGGCTGATATTTGGCAGACGATTCGAGGTGGGCATTGGCCCACGTTGCTTGGGGCCTGGCTGCACCTCACGGTCAGTTTCATGGTGTGGCTGCTGTTCGGGGCGCTGAGTTTACCGATGGCGCGCGCATTTGAACTGAGCGGCACTGAGCTATCGGTGCTGGTGGCATTGCCGCTGTTGGGCGGGGCCCTGTTGCGTGTGGTGGGAGGCTGGAGCTGCGATTGGTTTGGGGCCAAGAAGACGGCGGTCGCCATTCTGCTTGGAGAATTCGCGATTTTGCTCTGGGGCTGGTTGGCGGAACCGGCGTCGATTGGATTATGGGTCTTGGCATTATCGTTGGGGATAGGCGGGGCGAGCTTTGCGGTCGCTTTGCCGCTGGCAGGGCAGGCCTACCCGCCATCGTCTCAGGGGCTGGTCTTGGGGCTCGCGGCTTCGGGAAACATCGGGACGGTGCTGATTTTGTTTTTTGCGCCCCGGTGGGCGGAGGCGTTCGGCTGGCAGCAGGCGTTTGGAATCATGGCCGGTATTGTCGCGGTGACTTGTGTGCTGTTTATGTTGCTTGTGTGCGAGGGCCGGCAAGGGGACCGGCATAGCCGCGATGTCGAGTGGTGGCATCATGCTGCTGCGCTCTTGCGGCAGCGGTCGGCCTATTGGCTCTGTTTTCTCTATGCGATTACCTTCGGCGGATTCGTCGGCTTGTGCAGTGTGCTTCCGATGTTATTGTATGAGACCTATGGGTTCGATGCGGTAGCGGCTGGATCGGTGGCGGCACTCTGTGGGTTGGTCGGAAGTGCGATTCGTCCGTTCGGGGGCTATGCGGCAGACCGGCGCGGCGGCATGCGAGTACTGTATATTGTGTTGCCGCTCATTGTTGGATCGATGGTGGCCGTGACCAGTCCTTCCCAATCCATGGGTATTGCGATGATTGTGCTGGCGAGCGGGGCGATGGGAGTAGGCAACGGGGTGGTCTTTCAAATGGTGGCGGAAGGGTTTCCCCGGCAGATCGGCTTGGCTTCGGGCCTCATCGGCGCGATCGGAAGTGTCGGTGGGTTTGTCTTTCCTGTGGTGTTGTTCGGGTTGAAGGCGGTGACTGGGAGTTACGATGCGGGGCTGTGGTTTTTTGCGGGACTCGGGGTTTGCGCTTGGGGGATGGTCTTCCTCCGTCTACGGGGCGATGTCGTGGTGGATGGCGAGGGGGCTCCGTAG
- a CDS encoding RNA polymerase sigma factor RpoH (MaGe:77309942): MSGRDSSPDDTDSALEPEILDPSDDEVIEADTAPVVLDVPQPDGRTPADAQAVAPVTGLQQYLAEIRRYPYLSKEEELLLFHEYHVQGSREAAVKLIMANLRVSVAIAAEYLHTGTDHMDLIQEGNVGLMQAIKKFDPTKNVRFYAYAAWWARAYILRYLLNNFRLVKIGTTQDQRKLFYNLKKEKAKLAREGFAPDTKLLADRLNVRERDVVEMDQRLGNWELSLDQPIGEEQDGTLLDVLPSQQSSVDEVIADNELQTLFRKKLAEFAKTLDEREEDILRNRLLSETPLTLDDLGGKYGITKERTRQLEARIIKRLREYIKKDVKDFEQLQR, translated from the coding sequence ATGAGTGGTCGCGATTCATCACCCGACGATACCGACAGCGCGCTGGAACCGGAAATCCTCGATCCTTCCGATGACGAAGTCATCGAGGCGGACACGGCTCCCGTCGTATTAGATGTCCCGCAGCCGGACGGCCGCACGCCGGCCGATGCCCAGGCCGTCGCCCCCGTTACCGGCCTTCAGCAATATCTCGCGGAAATCCGCCGTTATCCCTACCTCTCGAAGGAAGAAGAACTGCTCCTCTTCCACGAATATCATGTGCAAGGCAGCCGCGAAGCCGCCGTGAAGCTCATCATGGCCAACCTGCGCGTGTCCGTAGCCATCGCCGCAGAATATCTCCACACCGGCACCGACCATATGGACCTGATTCAGGAAGGCAATGTCGGCCTGATGCAGGCGATCAAGAAATTTGACCCGACGAAAAACGTGCGCTTTTATGCGTACGCCGCCTGGTGGGCGCGCGCCTACATTCTCCGGTACCTCTTGAACAACTTCCGGCTCGTCAAAATCGGTACTACCCAGGACCAACGAAAGCTCTTCTATAACCTCAAAAAGGAAAAAGCCAAGCTCGCGCGTGAAGGCTTTGCCCCCGACACAAAACTCCTGGCTGACCGGCTGAACGTGCGCGAGCGCGATGTCGTCGAGATGGACCAGCGGCTGGGGAACTGGGAACTGTCCCTGGACCAGCCAATCGGCGAAGAGCAGGACGGCACGCTGCTTGATGTCCTCCCCTCTCAGCAATCCAGCGTGGATGAGGTCATTGCCGATAACGAGTTGCAAACCCTGTTTCGGAAAAAGCTGGCTGAATTTGCCAAGACCCTAGACGAACGGGAAGAGGATATTCTACGAAATCGGCTCCTGTCTGAAACACCCCTCACGCTCGACGATCTAGGCGGCAAATACGGCATCACTAAAGAACGAACCAGGCAGCTTGAGGCGCGCATCATCAAGCGATTACGCGAATACATCAAGAAAGATGTGAAAGACTTTGAACAGCTCCAACGCTAA
- a CDS encoding hypothetical protein (Evidence 4 : Unknown function but conserved in other organisms; MaGe:77309947) has translation MALDRLDALEGRIRELVKLVQEFKKKNALLEDELKATRQRLSSQDDMNRQWEQERVDIKARIERVMSEIDLLECLDDSKEVALD, from the coding sequence ATGGCGTTGGATCGTCTCGATGCGTTGGAAGGCCGGATTCGTGAATTGGTGAAGCTGGTCCAGGAATTCAAAAAAAAGAATGCGTTATTGGAGGATGAGCTGAAGGCGACGCGCCAGCGTCTCTCCTCGCAAGACGATATGAATCGGCAGTGGGAACAGGAGCGGGTGGATATCAAGGCGCGTATTGAAAGAGTGATGAGCGAGATCGATTTGTTGGAGTGCTTGGACGATTCCAAGGAGGTGGCTCTTGACTAA
- a CDS encoding hypothetical protein (Evidence 5 : Unknown function; MaGe:77309941) yields the protein MAAWGGRVSTATPPVLSSAAALLDELFEYPVGVTQSFQMLRRGTASLAPKKGAHL from the coding sequence TTGGCAGCTTGGGGAGGGCGGGTGAGCACGGCTACGCCTCCGGTGCTTTCATCGGCTGCGGCCTTGCTGGACGAACTTTTTGAGTATCCTGTGGGGGTAACTCAATCATTCCAGATGCTGAGACGGGGGACTGCTTCGCTTGCGCCGAAGAAAGGGGCTCACCTATAG
- a CDS encoding Ribonuclease Y (MaGe:77309950) encodes MIGAGLLEVVRRQLATAKRTEAEEQAKHITQNAQREAETLIKEAKLESKDLIFQAKSESEKEQKARLAELTVTEKRLVQREENLDRKLGTIEKRETDAQKRDQEFARREEGLAKKEASCAKVEREHREALERVAGMTGDEAKKQLMVEMESQARLDAAGFAKRTLEEARENSEREAREIITSSIQRVVRDYVAESTISVVQIPNDAMKGRIIGREGRNIRAIEAATGIDLIIDETPEAVIISGFDPLRREIAKVSLERLMHDGRIHPTRIEEIVEKVKVDIDKLMYEEAEKIIFELGLSDFHPELIKVLGRLKYRTSYGQNNLYHAREAAYICGIMASELGLDVKLARRGALLHDIGKAVSHEEEGPHAMLGAEIAKKYGESAKIVNAIAGHHEQVEPICPESVLVAAAEALSAARPGARREALESYVKRLEKLEALATAYKGVQKAYAIQAGREIRVIVRQEDITDTESFQLSRDLAKKIEQELTYPGQIRVTVIRESRYVEYAK; translated from the coding sequence TTGATCGGTGCCGGATTGCTTGAAGTGGTTCGTCGTCAACTCGCTACAGCCAAACGAACGGAAGCGGAAGAGCAAGCGAAGCATATTACCCAAAATGCTCAGCGTGAGGCCGAGACTCTGATTAAAGAAGCCAAGCTCGAGTCGAAAGATCTGATTTTTCAAGCCAAGTCGGAGTCTGAAAAAGAACAGAAGGCTCGGCTCGCTGAATTGACGGTGACGGAAAAGCGCCTGGTTCAACGGGAAGAGAATCTGGATCGAAAGCTCGGCACCATCGAGAAACGGGAAACGGATGCGCAGAAAAGAGACCAGGAGTTTGCGCGACGTGAAGAAGGCCTTGCCAAAAAAGAAGCCTCTTGCGCGAAGGTTGAGCGCGAGCATCGCGAGGCGCTTGAACGAGTGGCCGGGATGACGGGCGATGAGGCCAAGAAGCAATTGATGGTTGAAATGGAAAGCCAGGCCCGCCTCGATGCCGCTGGGTTTGCTAAGCGGACATTGGAAGAGGCCCGCGAGAATTCTGAACGAGAAGCGCGGGAAATTATTACCAGCTCGATTCAACGGGTGGTGCGCGACTACGTGGCCGAATCCACGATCTCCGTGGTTCAAATTCCCAACGATGCGATGAAGGGCCGGATCATTGGCCGGGAAGGGCGCAATATTCGGGCAATCGAGGCGGCGACCGGCATTGATTTGATTATCGATGAAACGCCGGAGGCGGTAATCATTTCAGGCTTCGATCCGTTGCGGCGAGAAATCGCCAAGGTATCGCTTGAACGGCTGATGCACGACGGGCGCATCCACCCGACGCGAATCGAAGAGATTGTCGAGAAGGTGAAGGTCGATATCGATAAGTTGATGTATGAGGAAGCGGAGAAGATTATTTTCGAGCTGGGCCTTTCCGACTTCCATCCGGAGCTGATCAAAGTGTTGGGTCGGCTGAAGTACCGGACGAGCTATGGGCAGAACAATCTCTATCATGCCCGCGAGGCGGCCTACATCTGCGGGATCATGGCCTCTGAATTGGGGCTCGACGTCAAGCTGGCGCGCCGTGGCGCGTTGCTCCATGATATCGGCAAGGCGGTTAGTCATGAAGAGGAAGGGCCGCACGCGATGCTCGGCGCCGAGATCGCCAAAAAGTACGGTGAGTCCGCGAAGATTGTGAATGCGATCGCGGGACACCATGAACAGGTGGAGCCGATCTGTCCAGAGAGTGTCTTGGTGGCGGCTGCGGAGGCCTTGTCCGCCGCGCGGCCTGGCGCACGCCGCGAGGCGCTGGAATCATATGTGAAGCGCTTGGAGAAGCTGGAGGCGCTTGCCACCGCCTATAAGGGCGTGCAGAAGGCCTATGCGATTCAAGCGGGGCGCGAGATCCGCGTGATCGTGCGGCAGGAAGATATTACCGACACGGAATCGTTCCAGCTATCACGGGATTTGGCGAAGAAGATTGAACAGGAGCTGACCTATCCAGGACAGATCCGGGTGACGGTGATCAGGGAAAGCCGGTATGTGGAGTATGCGAAGTGA
- a CDS encoding Cell division protein ZapA (MaGe:77309948): MTKTIDVEIYGQRYSIRGEADDAYIHRLASFVDGHMRTLAEGMKTATPSKLAVLTAINLAHQFFESERKRTQGEADVDRRMETLMESIEEQMPISLFR, from the coding sequence TTGACTAAGACCATTGATGTGGAAATTTATGGCCAGCGATACTCAATCCGTGGGGAAGCGGACGATGCGTATATTCATCGACTTGCAAGTTTCGTAGATGGGCACATGCGGACGCTGGCCGAGGGGATGAAGACCGCAACGCCCTCCAAGCTGGCGGTCTTGACGGCTATTAATCTCGCCCATCAGTTCTTTGAATCGGAAAGGAAGCGGACTCAAGGTGAGGCCGATGTCGACCGCCGGATGGAGACGCTGATGGAATCCATCGAAGAGCAGATGCCGATCTCGCTCTTCCGGTGA